Proteins encoded together in one Polaribacter reichenbachii window:
- a CDS encoding TolC family protein, whose product MKNIKSILILFLFVSTLSIQAQEIIPISKADVFAKVKEHNTSIKISKEEFNAAKADYSQTNAVFLPNITASHTGISTTNPLMAFGSKLNQEILTANDFNPALLNDPTTTRNFATKIEVQQPLINLDGFYQRKAAKSKMEAMSLKTERTQDYMIFEVDKAYMQLQLAYKAVEVLGKALEAANANKKMADNSFNEGFLQRADVLNVEVRVTEVKNQLQTAKSNVQNASNYLSFLMNDKTYVVYKPTENLSVASFNVDDKNISENRSDIKAMELALKGYEAMNKADKMAFLPRLNAFGSYEMYDDKIFQGDANGYIIGAQLSWDIFQGSKRFGKAKKSKAELEKSKLEYNQYVSKSNLELNKVKRQLVDAKNSLELTKLAVEQSEESLRIRKNRFKEGLEKTSDLLIAETQFAQKQLEYYQTIFEFNFTQTYLEFLTKQ is encoded by the coding sequence ATGAAAAATATAAAATCAATATTAATACTTTTTCTTTTTGTTAGTACTTTAAGTATACAAGCACAAGAAATTATACCGATTTCTAAGGCAGATGTATTTGCTAAAGTGAAAGAACATAATACAAGTATTAAAATTTCTAAAGAAGAATTTAATGCAGCTAAAGCAGATTATAGTCAAACAAATGCTGTGTTTTTGCCAAACATAACTGCGAGTCATACAGGTATTTCTACAACAAATCCGTTAATGGCTTTTGGGTCTAAATTAAATCAGGAAATATTAACTGCAAACGATTTTAATCCAGCTTTATTAAATGACCCAACAACAACAAGAAATTTTGCTACAAAAATAGAAGTACAACAACCTCTTATCAATTTAGATGGTTTTTATCAAAGAAAAGCAGCCAAATCTAAAATGGAAGCAATGTCTTTAAAAACCGAAAGAACACAAGATTATATGATTTTTGAAGTTGATAAAGCTTACATGCAATTGCAATTGGCATACAAAGCTGTAGAGGTTTTAGGAAAAGCGTTAGAAGCTGCAAATGCGAATAAAAAAATGGCTGATAATAGTTTTAACGAAGGTTTTTTACAAAGAGCTGATGTTTTAAATGTTGAGGTGAGAGTTACAGAAGTTAAAAATCAATTGCAAACTGCCAAAAGTAATGTGCAAAACGCTTCTAATTATTTGTCTTTTTTGATGAATGATAAAACCTATGTTGTATACAAACCAACAGAAAATTTATCGGTTGCTAGTTTTAATGTTGATGACAAGAATATCTCTGAAAACAGATCTGATATCAAAGCAATGGAACTAGCTTTAAAAGGATATGAAGCAATGAATAAAGCTGATAAAATGGCTTTTTTACCAAGGTTAAATGCTTTTGGAAGTTACGAAATGTATGATGATAAAATATTTCAAGGTGATGCAAATGGTTACATTATTGGAGCACAATTAAGTTGGGATATTTTTCAAGGCTCTAAACGTTTTGGAAAAGCTAAAAAAAGTAAAGCTGAATTAGAGAAATCTAAGTTAGAGTACAATCAATATGTTTCTAAAAGTAATTTAGAATTGAACAAAGTAAAGCGTCAATTAGTAGATGCTAAAAATAGCTTAGAACTAACAAAATTGGCAGTAGAACAATCAGAGGAATCTTTAAGAATTAGAAAAAATAGATTTAAAGAAGGTTTAGAAAAAACTTCAGATTTATTAATCGCAGAAACTCAATTTGCACAAAAGCAATTAGAATATTATCAAACAATATTCGAATTTAATTTTACACAAACGTATTTAGAATTTTTAACAAAGCAATAA
- a CDS encoding NAD(P)/FAD-dependent oxidoreductase, whose protein sequence is MSKIVILGAGISGHVAASHLRRKLPKEHEVVVVSPNSNYQWIPSNIWVGIGRMKSEKILFPLAPLYQKKGIGYKQAKAISFFPEGDVKEEKPYVLAEYVVGENKGTQEKVTYDYLINATGPKLNFEATEGLIPGENKTYSVCTYTHADHAWQGLEALIQEMKKGKKAKILIGTGHAKSTCQGAAFEYILNVEQELHKHNVREMAEITWISNEYQLGDFGMDGMLLSYGSMTMKSNEMVEMIFEDRGIKWILGAGVNKIEDGLAYYENLEGEHKTETYDFAMLIPTFSGHGFKAYDKNEKDITEKLFKGFMLVDADYTPKPYEEWSVKDWPETYQNPNYKNIFAPGIAFAPPHAISKPRTSKNGTAISPSPPRTGMPSGITAKLVADNIIDSIKKGEDSMHHKGSLGNMGAACIASAGYGLTSGSGVSITTFPIVPDYEKYPNTQGRKLGKTFGEIGLAGHWLKLALHYAFIYKAKMRPFWWLIPE, encoded by the coding sequence ATGTCTAAAATTGTCATTTTAGGTGCAGGAATTTCTGGTCATGTAGCAGCTTCTCATTTAAGGAGAAAGTTGCCAAAAGAACATGAAGTTGTTGTGGTTTCTCCTAATAGTAATTATCAATGGATTCCATCTAATATTTGGGTAGGAATTGGTAGAATGAAATCAGAAAAAATCTTATTTCCTTTAGCACCTTTGTATCAGAAAAAGGGTATTGGTTATAAACAAGCAAAAGCAATTTCATTTTTTCCTGAGGGTGATGTTAAGGAAGAAAAACCATATGTTTTAGCAGAATATGTTGTTGGAGAAAACAAAGGAACTCAAGAAAAAGTTACATACGATTACTTGATAAATGCCACTGGCCCAAAATTAAATTTTGAGGCTACAGAAGGTTTGATTCCTGGCGAAAATAAAACCTATTCTGTTTGTACATACACACATGCAGATCACGCTTGGCAGGGTTTAGAAGCCTTAATCCAAGAGATGAAAAAAGGAAAAAAGGCTAAGATTTTAATTGGTACTGGTCACGCAAAATCTACTTGTCAAGGTGCAGCTTTTGAGTATATTTTAAATGTAGAACAAGAATTACACAAACATAATGTACGAGAAATGGCAGAAATCACATGGATTTCTAATGAATATCAATTAGGTGATTTTGGTATGGATGGAATGCTTTTGAGTTATGGATCTATGACTATGAAATCGAATGAAATGGTCGAAATGATTTTTGAAGACAGAGGTATTAAATGGATATTAGGAGCAGGAGTTAATAAAATTGAAGACGGGTTAGCTTATTATGAAAACTTAGAAGGAGAACACAAAACAGAAACCTATGATTTTGCAATGTTAATTCCGACTTTTTCTGGTCACGGATTTAAAGCTTATGATAAGAATGAAAAAGACATAACAGAAAAACTATTTAAAGGTTTTATGCTTGTTGATGCAGATTATACACCAAAACCTTATGAGGAATGGTCTGTTAAAGATTGGCCAGAAACTTATCAGAATCCAAATTATAAAAACATTTTTGCACCAGGAATTGCTTTTGCTCCTCCACACGCAATTTCTAAACCTAGAACTAGTAAAAACGGAACAGCAATTTCACCTTCTCCGCCAAGAACAGGAATGCCTTCTGGAATTACTGCAAAATTAGTAGCAGATAATATTATAGATTCTATTAAAAAAGGAGAAGATTCTATGCATCATAAAGGTTCTTTAGGAAATATGGGAGCTGCTTGTATAGCATCTGCAGGTTATGGTTTAACTTCTGGAAGTGGAGTAAGTATAACAACGTTTCCTATTGTTCCAGACTATGAAAAATATCCAAATACACAAGGGAGAAAATTAGGAAAAACCTTTGGCGAAATAGGTTTAGCTGGCCATTGGTTAAAATTAGCATTGCATTATGCATTTATTTACAAAGCTAAAATGCGACCATTTTGGTGGTTAATTCCTGAATAA
- the cydB gene encoding cytochrome d ubiquinol oxidase subunit II has translation MELFWYIVLMTMLAVYVILDGYDFGAGIIHLFFAKKEKDKKAITNAIGPFWDANEVWLIASGGVLFFAFPTLYASSFSGFYLPLMMILWLLIFRAIGLELRGQVHNRIWEAIWDKAFGISSLLLALFFGVALGNVVRGVNLGNVVNGVSTQEAHYFFLPLWNPTFSPQTEQLGIIDWFTLLLGIIGVVSLTIHGANWIIFKTNSDINEKLKNVVFNLNFVLLGLVIISLLVWHIIEPKPFHNFLDKPWLFIFPIITFTGLFGLFKVKSFKKHGLGFLFSSLFLFGGLTSTVASIFPKVLPSTNNINPDLTLYNVAADEYGLSVGVYWFAIAAVLVTVYMVIQYKVFKGKMDNVGYGEH, from the coding sequence ATGGAATTATTTTGGTATATCGTTTTAATGACAATGTTGGCTGTTTATGTAATTTTAGATGGTTATGATTTTGGAGCAGGAATTATTCATTTATTTTTTGCTAAAAAAGAAAAAGATAAAAAAGCAATAACAAATGCAATTGGTCCTTTTTGGGATGCTAACGAGGTTTGGCTAATTGCTTCTGGAGGTGTATTGTTTTTTGCTTTTCCTACTTTATACGCATCTTCTTTTAGTGGTTTTTATTTGCCTTTAATGATGATTTTATGGTTGCTTATTTTTAGAGCTATTGGGTTAGAATTAAGAGGGCAAGTTCATAACAGAATATGGGAAGCCATTTGGGATAAAGCATTCGGAATTTCAAGTTTATTATTAGCTTTATTTTTTGGAGTTGCTTTAGGAAACGTGGTAAGAGGTGTAAATTTAGGAAACGTTGTAAATGGTGTTTCTACGCAAGAAGCACATTATTTCTTTTTACCACTTTGGAATCCGACTTTTAGTCCGCAAACAGAACAATTAGGAATTATTGATTGGTTTACTTTGTTGTTAGGAATTATTGGTGTAGTTTCTTTAACAATTCACGGTGCAAACTGGATAATTTTTAAAACCAATTCAGACATCAACGAAAAATTGAAAAATGTAGTTTTTAATTTAAATTTTGTCTTGCTAGGTTTGGTAATAATTTCGCTTTTAGTTTGGCATATTATTGAACCAAAACCATTTCATAACTTCTTAGACAAACCTTGGTTATTTATTTTTCCAATCATCACTTTTACAGGTTTATTCGGTTTGTTTAAAGTAAAATCATTCAAAAAACACGGACTTGGATTTTTGTTTTCATCGTTATTTCTTTTTGGCGGATTAACATCAACAGTGGCATCTATTTTTCCAAAAGTATTGCCATCAACAAATAATATAAACCCAGATTTAACTTTGTATAATGTTGCTGCAGATGAATATGGTTTGTCTGTAGGTGTGTATTGGTTTGCAATTGCAGCAGTTTTAGTAACTGTTTATATGGTAATTCAGTACAAGGTTTTTAAAGGAAAAATGGATAATGTTGGTTATGGAGAACATTAA
- a CDS encoding cytochrome ubiquinol oxidase subunit I, producing the protein MEDMLFYDRMQFAFTITFHYLFPQLTMGLSLMIVYFKWKFLRTQVEKYNDAAKFWMKIFALNFAMGVVTGIPMEFQFGTNWAKFSELTGGIIGQTLAMEGMFSFFLESSFLGLFLFGEKLLGHKLHFLTGFLVFLGSWASGYLIIATHSWMQHPVGYEIIENGKFVLNNFGALFSNPWLLPSYLHNQAASIVTSSFVVAAIGAFYLLNNKHHEFGKMFVKTGVIFGLFSSLLVAFPTGDLVAKNVVKYQPATFAAMEGIFETEEGGSEIVLIGQPNMLEKKLDNKIAVPNILSFLTYQDWNAEIKGLNEFDKSVHPTNVPGLYYSYHIMVGLGTIFIGLMLLATVQLFRRKLYKTKWILWSLMFMLPFPYIANTTGWYTAELGRQPWLVYNLLKTADGASPTVSSGNTLFTLLGFIGLYLLLGMLFLMLAGKIINKGPEPETH; encoded by the coding sequence ATGGAAGATATGCTATTCTATGATAGAATGCAGTTTGCATTTACTATCACATTTCACTATTTATTTCCGCAATTAACAATGGGTTTGTCATTGATGATTGTGTATTTTAAATGGAAATTTTTAAGAACTCAAGTCGAAAAATACAATGATGCTGCAAAATTTTGGATGAAAATTTTTGCACTTAATTTTGCAATGGGAGTTGTAACTGGTATTCCTATGGAATTCCAATTTGGTACAAACTGGGCGAAATTTTCTGAATTAACAGGAGGAATTATTGGTCAAACTTTAGCCATGGAAGGGATGTTTTCTTTCTTTTTAGAATCGTCCTTTTTAGGGCTTTTTCTTTTTGGTGAAAAGTTGTTAGGTCATAAACTCCATTTTCTCACTGGTTTTCTCGTATTTTTAGGTTCTTGGGCAAGTGGTTATTTAATTATTGCCACACATTCTTGGATGCAGCATCCTGTAGGTTATGAAATTATAGAAAACGGAAAATTTGTTTTAAATAATTTTGGCGCTTTATTTTCTAATCCTTGGTTATTGCCTTCTTATTTACACAATCAAGCAGCATCTATTGTAACATCATCTTTTGTAGTTGCTGCAATTGGAGCCTTTTATTTGTTGAATAATAAACATCACGAATTCGGAAAAATGTTTGTAAAAACAGGCGTTATTTTTGGATTATTTTCTAGTTTGTTAGTGGCTTTTCCAACAGGAGATTTAGTTGCCAAAAACGTAGTAAAATATCAACCTGCAACATTTGCTGCTATGGAAGGGATTTTTGAAACTGAAGAAGGAGGTTCTGAAATTGTTTTAATTGGGCAACCAAATATGTTAGAAAAGAAGTTGGATAACAAAATTGCAGTTCCAAATATTTTAAGTTTTTTAACCTATCAAGATTGGAATGCAGAAATTAAAGGTTTAAATGAATTTGATAAAAGTGTACACCCAACAAATGTACCTGGATTGTATTATTCTTATCATATAATGGTTGGTTTAGGAACCATTTTTATAGGTTTAATGTTATTGGCAACAGTGCAATTATTCCGAAGGAAATTATACAAAACAAAATGGATTTTATGGTCGCTAATGTTTATGTTACCTTTTCCATACATTGCAAATACTACAGGTTGGTACACAGCAGAATTGGGTAGACAACCTTGGTTGGTTTACAATTTATTAAAAACTGCAGACGGAGCCTCACCAACAGTTTCATCAGGAAATACACTATTTACTTTATTAGGTTTTATTGGTTTATATCTCCTTTTAGGAATGTTATTTTTAATGTTAGCAGGTAAAATTATTAATAAAGGTCCAGAACCAGAAACACACTAA
- a CDS encoding methyltransferase domain-containing protein, whose product MNLSKDFWGNKYKTNKIGWDLGDISNPLKSYFDQLTNKTLKILIPGAGNSYEAEYLFNNGFKNVYVLDISKEPLENLKKRAPNFPEVQLILGNFFDLEGDFDLIIEQTFFCAINPDLRAKYASKMRDLLHQNGKLVGLLFDAKLNEDHPPFGGNKEEYLTYFKPYFSVDILEECYNSYPNRQGMELFMKFIKKH is encoded by the coding sequence TTGAATTTATCTAAGGATTTTTGGGGAAATAAGTATAAAACAAATAAAATTGGTTGGGATTTAGGTGATATTTCTAACCCTTTAAAATCATATTTTGATCAATTAACTAACAAAACGCTTAAAATATTAATTCCTGGTGCTGGAAACTCTTATGAAGCTGAATATCTTTTTAACAACGGATTTAAAAATGTTTATGTTTTAGATATTTCTAAAGAACCTTTAGAAAATTTAAAAAAAAGAGCGCCTAATTTCCCAGAAGTTCAATTAATTCTTGGCAATTTTTTTGATTTAGAAGGTGATTTCGATTTGATTATAGAACAAACTTTTTTCTGTGCAATCAATCCTGATTTAAGAGCAAAATATGCATCAAAAATGAGAGATTTATTGCATCAAAATGGAAAGTTAGTTGGTTTATTGTTTGATGCAAAACTCAATGAAGATCATCCACCTTTTGGTGGGAATAAAGAAGAATATTTAACTTATTTTAAACCCTATTTTTCTGTTGATATTTTAGAAGAATGCTACAATTCTTATCCAAATAGACAAGGAATGGAACTGTTTATGAAATTCATTAAAAAACATTAA
- the nadA gene encoding quinolinate synthase NadA codes for METLATAKRNLNEKGFLDIETPNIDYVEEILKLKKEKNAVILAHYYQIDEIQEIADFVGDSLALAQQAAKTDADVIVFAGVHFMAETAKILNPTKKVLLPDLLAGCSLADSCPPESFAAFKKQHPDHLVVTYINCSAEIKALSDYVCTSSNAKKIIDSLPKEQPIIFAPDRNLGDYLNKETGREMLLWDGACMVHEAFSMEKLIDLYKEHPDAEIIAHPESEAHLLKVAKYIGSTSGLLNYVKNSEKNKFIVATEAGILFEMMQENPDKIIIPAPAKEDNTCACSECAYMKMNTMKKLYLCLKHELPNIEVESELAKKAIIPINRMLELSK; via the coding sequence ATGGAAACTTTAGCAACCGCAAAAAGAAATCTAAATGAGAAAGGATTTTTAGATATAGAAACACCTAATATTGATTATGTTGAGGAGATTTTAAAGCTAAAAAAAGAAAAAAATGCAGTGATTCTAGCACATTATTATCAAATTGATGAAATACAAGAAATTGCAGATTTTGTTGGTGATAGTTTAGCTTTAGCGCAACAAGCAGCCAAAACAGATGCAGATGTAATTGTTTTTGCAGGTGTGCATTTTATGGCAGAAACTGCAAAAATTTTAAATCCTACTAAAAAAGTTTTATTACCAGATTTATTAGCGGGTTGTTCTTTGGCAGACTCTTGTCCGCCAGAAAGTTTTGCTGCATTTAAAAAACAACATCCAGATCATTTAGTGGTAACTTACATTAACTGTTCTGCAGAAATAAAAGCGTTAAGCGATTATGTTTGTACATCATCTAACGCAAAAAAAATTATAGATTCTTTACCAAAAGAGCAACCTATAATATTTGCTCCAGACAGAAATTTAGGCGATTATCTTAACAAAGAGACTGGTAGAGAGATGTTACTTTGGGATGGGGCTTGTATGGTCCATGAAGCTTTTTCTATGGAAAAGTTAATCGACTTATACAAAGAACATCCAGATGCAGAAATAATTGCACACCCAGAATCTGAAGCACATTTACTTAAAGTTGCTAAATATATTGGCTCTACTTCAGGTTTATTAAACTATGTAAAAAACAGCGAAAAAAACAAGTTTATTGTGGCAACAGAAGCTGGTATTTTGTTTGAAATGATGCAAGAAAACCCAGATAAAATTATTATTCCTGCTCCTGCAAAAGAAGATAACACTTGTGCTTGCAGCGAATGTGCATATATGAAAATGAATACAATGAAAAAATTGTATTTATGTTTAAAACACGAATTGCCTAATATTGAAGTTGAAAGCGAATTGGCAAAAAAAGCAATTATTCCTATTAACAGAATGTTAGAATTATCAAAATAA
- the nadB gene encoding L-aspartate oxidase has translation MVSNEKIITSDFLVIGSGVSGLTFALKIATKHKESKVIIVTKDSQSESNTKYAQGGIATVFDKNVDSFEQHVQDTLVAGDGLCDEDVVRMVVEDAPNRLQELIEWGTKFDKNENGYYDLGREGGHSQNRILHHTDITGAEIARALLAQVNALPNIDFLTHHYAIDLITEHQVKKKKTKRNSKISCYGAYVLDEKKEQVKTIVSKFTLLASGGNGQVYETTTNPTVATGDGIGIAYRAKAEISEMEFIQFHPTALYNPGEYPAFLISEAVRGFGAKLRDFKGNLFMHNYDEREELASRDIVARAIDNELKKSGKPHVYLDCTNLDMDKFAAHFPNITEKCASLNIDVSKDFIPVVPASHYICGGVNVNKKAKTSIKKLYACGEVTRTGLHGGNRLASNSLLEGLVYAHNAFTTISKKYKKAKLPKNAPAWNDSGVIKNMEKILITHDRNEVKTIMTNYVGIVRSNERLKRAEKRLRVLYEDNKRLYDHSELSVDLCELRNLITTAYLITQFSKKRTKNCGGFYSLDCIQ, from the coding sequence ATGGTTAGTAACGAAAAGATAATTACCTCAGATTTTTTAGTAATTGGCTCTGGAGTTTCTGGTTTAACTTTTGCACTTAAAATTGCCACCAAACACAAAGAGTCTAAAGTTATAATTGTTACTAAAGATTCACAAAGTGAGTCAAATACCAAATACGCTCAAGGAGGAATTGCTACCGTTTTTGATAAAAATGTTGATAGTTTTGAACAACATGTACAAGACACTTTAGTTGCTGGTGATGGTTTGTGTGATGAAGATGTTGTTAGAATGGTTGTAGAAGATGCACCAAATAGATTACAAGAATTAATTGAATGGGGAACAAAATTCGACAAAAATGAAAATGGATATTACGATTTAGGTCGTGAAGGAGGACACTCTCAAAACCGAATTTTACACCATACAGATATTACTGGTGCAGAAATTGCACGTGCTTTATTAGCACAAGTAAATGCCTTACCAAATATCGATTTTCTAACTCATCATTATGCTATCGATTTAATTACTGAACATCAAGTTAAAAAGAAAAAAACAAAAAGAAATTCTAAAATTTCTTGTTATGGTGCTTATGTTTTAGATGAAAAAAAAGAACAAGTAAAAACAATCGTTAGTAAATTTACCTTACTTGCTTCTGGTGGAAATGGACAAGTTTATGAAACAACAACAAATCCAACAGTGGCTACTGGAGATGGAATTGGAATTGCTTATAGAGCAAAAGCAGAAATTTCTGAAATGGAATTTATTCAATTTCATCCAACAGCATTGTATAATCCTGGTGAATACCCAGCATTTTTAATTTCTGAAGCAGTTAGAGGTTTTGGCGCCAAATTAAGAGATTTTAAAGGCAACTTATTCATGCATAATTATGATGAAAGAGAAGAGTTAGCCTCTAGAGATATTGTAGCAAGAGCCATAGATAACGAATTGAAAAAAAGTGGTAAACCGCACGTTTATTTAGATTGCACCAATTTAGATATGGATAAATTTGCAGCACATTTTCCAAATATTACAGAAAAATGTGCTTCTTTAAATATTGATGTTTCTAAAGATTTTATACCTGTTGTACCAGCATCTCATTACATTTGTGGTGGTGTAAATGTCAACAAAAAGGCAAAAACTTCTATTAAAAAATTATATGCTTGTGGCGAAGTTACTAGAACTGGTTTACATGGAGGTAATAGATTAGCTTCTAACTCATTATTAGAAGGTTTAGTTTATGCACATAATGCTTTTACTACAATTTCTAAAAAGTACAAAAAAGCTAAATTACCTAAAAATGCACCTGCTTGGAATGATAGTGGTGTTATTAAAAATATGGAAAAGATATTAATAACACATGATAGAAATGAGGTAAAAACCATTATGACAAATTATGTAGGTATTGTGCGCTCTAATGAACGTTTAAAACGTGCAGAAAAAAGATTAAGAGTTTTGTATGAAGATAACAAACGCTTGTACGACCACTCTGAACTTTCTGTTGATTTATGTGAGTTAAGAAACTTAATTACTACTGCTTATTTAATTACTCAATTTTCTAAAAAAAGAACTAAAAATTGTGGTGGTTTTTATAGTTTAGATTGTATCCAATAA
- the trxA gene encoding thioredoxin, with product MSKFTEIINQDKPVLVDFFAVWCGPCKTMSPILKEVKDTLGDKISIIKIDVDKNQALAAKYQVRGVPTLILYKSGKQVWKQSGVVPKNDLVSIINNFG from the coding sequence ATGAGCAAGTTTACAGAAATTATTAATCAAGATAAACCAGTTTTAGTAGATTTTTTTGCTGTTTGGTGTGGGCCATGTAAAACAATGTCTCCAATTTTAAAAGAAGTAAAAGATACTTTAGGCGATAAAATTTCTATTATTAAAATTGATGTTGATAAAAACCAAGCCTTAGCAGCAAAGTATCAGGTTAGAGGAGTACCAACATTAATCTTATACAAATCTGGTAAACAAGTTTGGAAACAATCTGGTGTTGTGCCAAAAAACGATTTAGTATCTATTATAAATAATTTTGGTTGA
- a CDS encoding Tll0287-like domain-containing protein, with protein sequence MKNSIAVLLVLSLVFSCKDSQKTSSYAKKDVSSTKHKGKRLMETSCYSCHSLNAPEESRLAPPMIAIKRRYISKNTSKQDFINDMQSWMKNPTNEKAKMYGAVKRFGLMPKLGYPEETIQLIAEYMFDNELEKPEWFEKHYKEQHRNGMGNGIKNGKGMQGNRIKNDAMNVPYNERGLKYALSTKAVLGKNLIGKIQKEGTLGALKFCNIKAYPLTDSMAIVNNATIKRVSDKPRNPKNSASEIEKGYINIFKEDVKLNKESDPVLVVSDKKVHFYYPIKTNRMCLQCHGTKNSDIKLSTIEELEKLYPKDLATGYHENEVRGIWSITFNK encoded by the coding sequence ATGAAAAATTCAATAGCAGTTTTACTCGTACTTAGTCTGGTCTTTAGTTGTAAAGATTCTCAGAAAACATCTTCTTATGCTAAAAAGGATGTAAGTTCTACAAAGCATAAAGGCAAAAGATTAATGGAAACAAGTTGTTACTCTTGTCATAGTCTTAATGCACCAGAAGAAAGTAGATTAGCACCACCAATGATTGCCATAAAAAGAAGATATATCAGTAAAAATACTTCTAAACAAGATTTTATAAATGATATGCAAAGTTGGATGAAAAACCCAACAAACGAAAAGGCTAAAATGTATGGTGCAGTAAAACGATTTGGTTTAATGCCAAAATTAGGATATCCAGAAGAAACAATTCAACTTATTGCAGAATATATGTTTGATAATGAGCTTGAAAAACCAGAATGGTTCGAAAAACATTACAAGGAGCAACATAGAAACGGAATGGGAAATGGAATTAAAAATGGAAAAGGGATGCAAGGTAATCGTATAAAAAACGATGCTATGAATGTACCTTACAATGAAAGAGGATTAAAATATGCATTATCTACCAAAGCTGTTTTGGGTAAAAATTTAATAGGTAAAATACAAAAAGAAGGAACTTTAGGGGCTTTAAAATTTTGTAATATAAAAGCATATCCATTAACTGATAGTATGGCTATTGTAAATAATGCGACTATAAAAAGAGTTTCAGATAAACCAAGAAATCCTAAAAATTCAGCTTCTGAAATCGAAAAAGGGTATATAAATATTTTTAAAGAAGATGTAAAATTGAATAAAGAATCAGATCCTGTTTTGGTGGTTTCTGATAAAAAAGTCCATTTTTATTATCCTATTAAAACAAATAGAATGTGTTTGCAATGTCATGGAACTAAAAATTCTGATATTAAATTAAGTACAATAGAAGAATTAGAAAAATTATATCCAAAAGATTTAGCCACTGGTTATCATGAGAATGAAGTAAGAGGTATTTGGAGTATCACTTTTAATAAATAA
- a CDS encoding Crp/Fnr family transcriptional regulator encodes MKINLMLETNSNLQTNFGYLLEDALISEINEIGITKTFKKDEIIIEIGDYIKFMPLLLNGAIKILREDQNGDELVLYYLEKGDTCAMTLSCCLGQTKSKIRAVTETDVELIMIPKEKMGEWLGVYKSWQSFILQSYHNRMDELLEAVDTIAFLKMDERLFRYLKDKAMVTHNDVIFTTHQEISQDLHTSRVVISRLLKKLENEQKIALFRNSIKVLQL; translated from the coding sequence ATGAAAATCAATCTAATGTTAGAAACTAACAGTAATTTACAAACAAATTTTGGATATCTTTTAGAAGATGCTTTAATATCAGAAATCAATGAAATTGGCATAACAAAGACTTTTAAAAAAGACGAAATTATTATAGAAATAGGCGATTATATTAAGTTCATGCCATTATTATTAAATGGTGCCATAAAAATTTTAAGAGAAGACCAAAATGGAGATGAATTGGTACTGTATTATCTAGAAAAAGGAGATACTTGCGCTATGACTTTATCTTGTTGTTTAGGGCAAACTAAAAGCAAAATTAGGGCAGTTACAGAAACAGATGTAGAGCTAATTATGATTCCTAAAGAAAAAATGGGAGAGTGGTTAGGTGTTTATAAATCTTGGCAATCTTTTATTTTACAGAGTTATCACAATAGAATGGATGAACTTTTAGAGGCTGTAGATACTATTGCATTTTTAAAAATGGACGAACGTTTATTCAGATATTTAAAAGACAAAGCAATGGTTACACATAATGATGTGATTTTTACTACACATCAAGAAATTTCGCAAGATTTACATACTTCTAGAGTTGTAATATCTCGTTTATTAAAAAAATTAGAGAACGAACAAAAAATAGCACTTTTTAGAAACAGTATCAAAGTATTACAATTGTAA